One segment of Pontibacter akesuensis DNA contains the following:
- a CDS encoding CDGSH iron-sulfur domain-containing protein, whose protein sequence is MAKTKITVLSNGSLRVDGDFEVVDKDGNNYDLGGRTLVSFCRCGLSANKPFCDGSHKGHFEHVAEAFALPPKK, encoded by the coding sequence ATGGCAAAAACGAAGATAACAGTGCTGAGCAATGGCTCGCTGCGCGTGGATGGTGACTTTGAAGTAGTAGACAAGGACGGAAACAATTATGACCTGGGCGGCCGTACGCTGGTGTCTTTCTGCCGTTGCGGGCTGTCTGCCAACAAGCCCTTCTGCGACGGCTCGCACAAAGGACATTTTGAACACGTGGCAGAGGCCTTTGCGCTTCCGCCTAAAAAATAG
- a CDS encoding putative signal transducing protein, producing MAERLVTIATFNEATEAHILKGRLESEGILCFLGDEHIIGAQPFYSAAVGGVKLRVTEQDVEEAKAILSRIHRGDNQFDYDTIELAPPMQEHTEEITCPRCGSDNVNEEKYNKTVFSLSYLLLGFPLPFLSRKFACYNCGNTWKGKGKK from the coding sequence ATGGCAGAGCGCTTGGTCACTATAGCCACTTTTAACGAGGCCACCGAAGCCCACATCCTGAAGGGCCGCCTGGAATCTGAGGGTATTCTGTGCTTTTTGGGTGATGAGCATATTATCGGTGCGCAGCCGTTTTACTCTGCAGCGGTCGGAGGTGTAAAACTGCGGGTTACAGAGCAGGATGTGGAAGAGGCCAAGGCCATACTTTCCCGCATCCACCGCGGCGACAATCAGTTTGACTACGACACGATAGAGTTGGCACCGCCCATGCAGGAGCACACGGAGGAGATTACCTGCCCCCGCTGCGGCTCTGACAACGTGAACGAGGAGAAGTATAACAAAACGGTTTTCTCGCTCAGCTACCTGCTGCTAGGGTTCCCACTACCCTTCCTCAGCCGCAAATTCGCTTGCTACAACTGCGGCAACACCTGGAAAGGCAAAGGCAAGAAATAG
- a CDS encoding RagB/SusD family nutrient uptake outer membrane protein codes for MKRYIKQLKYKPLVAMLAMAMVLPACELDDIPDPNNPTVESLLQNATVDDLNNLVVGTVSGMRNGLGTYYDNVGVIGREHYRFSGADPRFTSDLLGAVNATLDNNTFYTTTPWSTRYRVVKNTNLLIEAVNNTELITEEQRQAYLGFAKTIKAYQLLLNLTMMNENGIRLDVEDPDNLGPIVDKATALAAISELFDEAAAHIAQAGESFPFPLAGFSGNSTASGENEFFDEPAGFLKFNRALAARVAIYRGNFTEALSLLEDSFFDLTAPFDRGVYYVFSTSPGDQLNPLYFAPNAAGEVRIAHPSFIADIAPNDDRATKVSRREQAATQSGLTGQYDVALYETNTAPVPIIRNEELILIYAEANIQTGDLGEAVRALNIIRRGHGLQPYTGPVTQAALIDEMLYQRRYSLYFEGHRWVDLRRYNRLDQLPIDRAGDDVWVNFPIPFAENI; via the coding sequence ATGAAAAGATATATAAAACAACTAAAGTATAAGCCGCTGGTGGCCATGCTGGCCATGGCCATGGTTTTGCCGGCCTGTGAGCTGGATGATATTCCGGACCCAAACAACCCTACTGTGGAGTCGTTGCTGCAGAATGCCACCGTAGATGACCTGAACAACCTGGTGGTGGGCACGGTATCGGGCATGCGCAACGGCCTGGGTACCTACTACGACAACGTGGGCGTGATCGGGCGGGAGCATTACCGCTTCTCAGGTGCCGATCCGCGCTTCACCTCTGATTTGCTGGGGGCGGTAAATGCCACGCTGGATAACAACACCTTTTACACCACCACACCCTGGTCTACCCGCTACCGCGTGGTGAAAAACACAAACCTGCTCATAGAGGCTGTAAATAATACAGAACTCATCACCGAGGAGCAGCGGCAGGCGTATCTTGGGTTTGCCAAAACCATCAAGGCTTACCAGCTTTTGCTGAACCTGACCATGATGAATGAAAACGGCATACGGCTGGATGTGGAGGACCCGGACAATCTGGGGCCAATCGTGGACAAAGCCACTGCGCTTGCAGCTATCTCAGAGCTGTTTGATGAGGCGGCCGCGCATATTGCGCAGGCCGGTGAGTCGTTTCCGTTTCCGCTGGCAGGCTTTTCCGGCAACAGCACTGCCTCGGGCGAGAATGAGTTCTTTGACGAGCCTGCTGGCTTTTTAAAGTTTAACCGCGCGCTTGCTGCCCGTGTGGCCATTTACCGCGGGAACTTTACAGAGGCGCTTAGCCTGCTGGAGGATTCTTTCTTCGACCTGACGGCACCGTTTGACCGTGGCGTGTACTATGTGTTCAGCACCTCTCCCGGAGACCAGCTGAACCCGCTGTACTTTGCCCCCAACGCGGCAGGCGAAGTACGCATTGCCCATCCGAGCTTTATTGCCGACATCGCCCCAAACGACGACAGGGCCACCAAAGTATCGCGGCGCGAACAGGCAGCTACCCAAAGTGGTTTAACCGGGCAGTATGACGTGGCGCTGTACGAGACCAACACCGCTCCGGTGCCGATAATCCGTAACGAGGAGCTTATCCTTATTTATGCCGAAGCGAACATCCAAACGGGTGATTTAGGCGAGGCCGTACGGGCGCTGAACATTATCCGAAGGGGGCATGGGCTGCAGCCTTATACAGGCCCTGTAACCCAGGCCGCACTGATAGATGAGATGCTGTACCAACGGCGCTATTCCCTATACTTCGAAGGACACCGTTGGGTAGACCTGCGCCGCTACAACCGCCTGGACCAGTTGCCGATAGACCGTGCTGGCGACGATGTATGGGTGAATTTCCCGATACCGTTCGCTGAGAACATTTAA